From Pseudoalteromonas sp. R3, one genomic window encodes:
- a CDS encoding PLP-dependent aminotransferase family protein has protein sequence MTQPSLKPDYLYQQVITVIREMVEQGLLSPGDKLPSLRAMAGRLRVSIPTVQQAYQQLEMSGQVVAREKSGYFLQSGHPTATPKRSKLPAKPVMVNKQQLIEQVYEGIHLPDVAPLGLANPVAAASPQQALARSMRQAMRQAQERMLDYGAIDGLMMLKTQIVQQYLALGLTVNSNDLIITNGAQEAIAIALQCVTQPGDIVAIESPCYFGIVELVENLGLKAIEIPVCPDDGLWLDDLSAALARHSIKACVFSTSINNPLGSQMPESRMQQLLQLLRAHDVTLIEDDVYGDLYFGEQRIRPAQCFAQPGEVLTCSSFSKTVAPGYRVGWMLAGPYSARAKRFKRALSCSAPMMNQWALADFMASGEFQRHLRQLRKRLYDNKQKMRLAVQKYFPDHVRVSDPKGGCVLWLDLGEGYDGGLFFQLALQAGISVAPGAIFSAYERYRSCVRISYGLPWCEHMEGYVRTLGTLVAQAKKQPHMR, from the coding sequence ATGACCCAGCCAAGCCTTAAACCCGATTATTTATATCAGCAAGTGATCACTGTGATACGTGAGATGGTGGAGCAGGGGTTGCTGAGCCCGGGTGATAAACTGCCATCACTCAGAGCGATGGCGGGCCGATTGCGCGTCAGTATTCCTACTGTACAGCAAGCCTACCAGCAGCTGGAGATGTCGGGTCAGGTTGTGGCCCGGGAAAAGTCTGGGTACTTTTTGCAAAGCGGCCATCCCACCGCCACGCCCAAGCGCAGCAAGTTACCGGCAAAACCGGTGATGGTGAATAAACAGCAACTGATTGAGCAGGTATATGAGGGGATCCATCTTCCCGATGTGGCCCCGCTGGGGCTTGCCAACCCTGTAGCTGCCGCCAGTCCGCAACAGGCCCTGGCCAGAAGTATGCGCCAGGCCATGCGTCAGGCTCAGGAGAGAATGCTAGATTATGGCGCCATTGATGGTCTGATGATGCTAAAAACACAGATAGTGCAGCAGTATCTGGCACTGGGACTGACCGTGAACAGCAATGACCTGATCATCACCAACGGGGCGCAGGAAGCGATAGCCATTGCTCTGCAGTGTGTGACCCAGCCTGGTGATATCGTTGCGATAGAATCGCCCTGTTATTTTGGCATTGTTGAGCTGGTCGAAAACCTGGGTCTGAAAGCGATTGAAATCCCGGTCTGCCCGGACGATGGGTTGTGGCTTGACGACCTTAGTGCCGCATTGGCACGCCATTCCATTAAAGCTTGTGTATTCTCTACCAGTATCAACAACCCGCTGGGTAGCCAGATGCCTGAATCCCGGATGCAGCAGTTATTGCAATTATTGCGTGCTCACGATGTGACACTGATTGAAGATGACGTGTATGGAGACTTGTATTTTGGCGAGCAGCGGATAAGACCCGCACAGTGCTTTGCCCAGCCCGGTGAAGTATTGACCTGTTCGTCGTTTTCTAAGACCGTTGCGCCCGGCTATCGGGTGGGCTGGATGTTGGCCGGGCCATATAGTGCCCGGGCAAAGCGCTTTAAGCGTGCGCTGAGTTGTTCAGCTCCTATGATGAATCAATGGGCGCTGGCGGATTTTATGGCCAGTGGCGAGTTTCAGCGGCATCTGCGCCAGTTACGTAAGCGACTTTATGACAACAAGCAGAAAATGCGCCTGGCAGTGCAAAAGTACTTTCCGGATCACGTCCGGGTCAGCGATCCCAAAGGAGGCTGTGTATTGTGGCTGGACCTGGGGGAGGGCTATGATGGCGGCTTGTTCTTTCAACTTGCGCTTCAGGCTGGGATAAGCGTCGCACCGGGAGCCATATTCAGCGCCTATGAGCGTTACCGTAGCTGCGTGAGGATTAGTTATGGCTTGCCCTGGTGTGAACATATGGAAGGTTATGTGCGCACGCTGGGCACTCTGGTGGCACAAGCGAAAAAGCAGCCACACATGCGATAA
- a CDS encoding cytochrome c yields the protein MRITLLLTSLLTGLSLNVQANSIFEKPEDAIEYRKAAFQLIRYQIGDMGDMLKGKVPFDAERFKQRANNAAQLSAMPWEAFPAGSDKGATDALPAIWSDRATFDSKAQAFADYAQKLAVAAESGDKKVIGAAFKNWAKGCKDCHNSFKD from the coding sequence ATGAGAATCACACTTTTATTAACAAGCCTGTTAACTGGGCTGTCTTTGAATGTTCAGGCAAATTCAATATTCGAAAAGCCGGAAGATGCAATTGAATACCGTAAAGCAGCGTTTCAGCTGATCCGTTACCAGATTGGGGATATGGGCGACATGCTTAAAGGCAAAGTGCCGTTTGATGCAGAACGCTTTAAACAACGTGCGAACAATGCAGCCCAGTTGTCTGCCATGCCATGGGAAGCATTCCCGGCGGGTTCAGATAAAGGCGCAACAGATGCCCTGCCAGCTATCTGGTCTGACAGAGCAACCTTTGACAGTAAAGCACAGGCATTCGCAGATTATGCTCAAAAGCTAGCTGTAGCGGCGGAGTCGGGCGATAAGAAAGTCATTGGTGCAGCATTTAAAAACTGGGCGAAGGGCTGCAAAGACTGTCACAACTCGTTCAAAGATTAA
- a CDS encoding YggN family protein translates to MKTILLASTLALSTQVAAHTDNHFSVSTDECAVDFKNDVQITPDQVYIKNGNGQPVMIDAQGFLFIADQPVSLDQDERMAMQTYADTLRAELPKVASIALQGVELAGVAIEEVATAFNLHNFDSLSGLMDELHTEIEGAFYQQGTFVMGEQAFNEFGEQFEHQFEEKIEQAIEGAMMESIGSLLVAIGSEMVSSGGDMDRFEQRMENLGAEIEQKIEHQAKALEQQADALCGNFKTIAEQESQLSAMIPQMKGYQLFAYR, encoded by the coding sequence ATGAAAACTATACTGCTTGCTTCAACGTTGGCGTTATCTACCCAGGTAGCAGCCCACACAGATAACCATTTTTCTGTCAGCACGGATGAGTGCGCTGTTGATTTTAAAAACGACGTACAGATCACCCCTGATCAAGTCTATATCAAAAACGGTAATGGTCAGCCTGTGATGATAGATGCACAGGGCTTCCTGTTTATTGCAGATCAACCTGTTTCACTGGACCAGGATGAGCGCATGGCCATGCAGACATATGCCGATACGCTCAGAGCCGAGCTGCCCAAAGTGGCCAGTATTGCATTGCAGGGCGTAGAACTAGCTGGTGTCGCCATTGAGGAAGTGGCAACCGCATTTAATCTGCACAACTTCGATTCCTTGTCGGGCCTGATGGATGAACTGCATACAGAGATTGAAGGCGCGTTTTATCAGCAAGGCACCTTTGTGATGGGTGAGCAGGCTTTCAATGAATTCGGTGAGCAATTTGAACACCAGTTTGAAGAAAAAATAGAACAGGCAATAGAAGGCGCCATGATGGAGTCCATTGGCAGCCTGCTGGTCGCAATCGGCTCTGAAATGGTGAGCTCAGGCGGCGATATGGACCGCTTTGAGCAGCGCATGGAAAACCTGGGTGCCGAAATTGAACAAAAGATAGAGCACCAGGCAAAAGCGCTGGAGCAGCAAGCCGACGCCTTGTGTGGCAACTTCAAGACCATTGCAGAGCAAGAATCTCAGCTCAGCGCCATGATCCCCCAAATGAAAGGGTATCAGTTGTTCGCGTACCGCTAA